A part of Doryrhamphus excisus isolate RoL2022-K1 chromosome 8, RoL_Dexc_1.0, whole genome shotgun sequence genomic DNA contains:
- the LOC131134198 gene encoding rap1 GTPase-activating protein 2-like isoform X3 produces MFTPACKGSSGEPRIDKATLSALKARKQELVNISNVPLGECPPSPPRTAPPSMKSAEFFDMLERMQVPKVEESKKWKDDYIPYPRIEDVLEKGQPYPQVILPQFGGYWIEDAEAPAGTPSSSESSFCEEDEDGGEGMSPGEGHGYRLECNSTARAYRKHFLGKEHMNYYCTGSSIGNLIMSLKHEEVDGQEFLRIMLRSRTKTIHDRISLAGINQLPSVHQIAKLLCDDATGLKFSPVLYPRGSHLIVAYDEHEVNNTFKFGVIYQKFGQTSEEQLFGNNEETPAFNEFLAILGDNIELQDFKGFRGGLDVSHGQTGTESVYTVFRQKEIMFHVSTKLPFTDGDIQQLQRKRHIGNDIVAAVFQEEPTPFVPDIIASNFLHSYVLVQAENPCTENTVYKVSVTAREDVPPFGPPLPNPAVFKKGPEFRDFLLTKLINAENACYKSDKFAKLEGRTRAALLDNLHDELHRQSQATLGLSQAEEEDKLENGGHGGLLESFKRAMRVRSHSMETMVGSHRLRSPGGGGGVPASLSGGAMPQSTSECTKSTYNPPALSTKSSLKSPVKRRSGLFPRLHSSIESPSDKCTRSDQKSADICSLSQEVRSETSSNPSSPETCPNKDRPFIKLKDGGSSRPNISRSSSSTSSFSSITGDTEALEELETVSHPSIASSSAFSPSISIDTPVSGTPIIMCRSPTDGKNKTSPRSNLKFKFDKMSHSSTNSE; encoded by the exons GTCCCTAAAGTAGAAGAGAGCAAAAAATGGAAG GACGACTATATCCCCTACCCACGGATAGAAGAT GTCCTAGAAAAAGGTCAACCATACCCCCAAGTTATCTTACCGCAGTTTGGTGGCTACTGGATTGAGGATGCGGAGGCGCCGGCTGGGACACCCTCCTCTTCAGAGTCCAGTTTCTGTGAAGAAGACGAGGATGGAGGAGAGGGTATGAGTCCCGGTGAGGGACATGGCTACCGTTTGGAGTGCAACAGCACTGCCCGAGCCTACCGCAAACACTTTCTGGGCAAG GAGCATATGAACTACTACTGCACTGGGAGCAGCATAGGGAACCTCATCATGTCCCTCAAACACGAGGAGGTTGATGGTCAGGAGTTCTTACGGATCATGCTCAG GTCAAGGACCAAAACAATCCACGATAGGATCTCCTTAGCAGGCATTAACCAGCTGCCCAGCGTCCATCAGATTGCCAAA CTTCTGTGTGATGATGCCACGGGACTGAAGTTCAGCCCGGTTCTTTACCCTCGA GGATCTCACTTGATTGTCGCTTACGATGAACACGAGGTCAACAACACCTTCAAATTTGGAGTCATCTACCAAAAATTCGGACAg ACATCAGAGGAACAGTTGTTTGGCAACAATGAAGAGACTCCAGCTTTCAATGAGTTTCTCGCTATACTGGGTGACAACATTGAACTTCAGGACTTTAAAGG ATTTCGTGGAGGACTAGATGTGTCCCACGGACAGACAGGGACCGAATCTGTGTACACTGTTTTCAGACAGAAAGAGATTATGTTCCATGTGTCAACCAAGCTTCCTTTCACTGATGGGGACATCCAGCAG CTTCAGAGGAAAAGACACATAGGAAATGATATTGTGGCAGCCGTTTTCCAGGAGGAACCTACGCCTTTTGTTCCTGACATAATTGCCTCCAACTTTCTGCACTCTTATGTGCTGGTCCAGGCTGAGAACCCGTGTACAGAGAACACAGTATACAAG GTGTCTGTCACTGCCAGGGAGGACGTCCCGCCTTTtggaccccccctcccaaacCCAGCTGTATTTAAGAAG GGCCCAGAGTTCCGAGACTTCCTGCTGACAAAGCTGATCAATGCAGAAAACGCTTGCTACAAATCTGACAAGTTTGCCAAGCTGGAG GGTCGAACACGAGCTGCTCTGCTAGACAACCTCCACGATGAGCTGCACAGACAAAGTCAGGCCACTTTGGGTCTCAGCCAAGCGGAGGAGGAGGATAAGCTGGAGAATGGAGGACACGGGGGTCTACTGGAGTCATTCAAG AGGGCCATGAGGGTAAGAAGTCACTCAATGGAGACAATGGTGGGGTCTCACCGCCTTAGGAGTCCCGGCGGTGGAGGCGGGGTCCCGGCCAGTTTAAGCGGAGGAGCAATGCCACAGAGCACCAGTGAATGTACAAAGAGTACCTACAAT CCTCCTGCATTGTCAACTAAATCTTCATTAAAGAGTCCGGTGAAAAGGCGGTCAGGACTTTTCCCTCGCCTCCACTCCAGCATTGAAAGTCCGTCAGACAAATGCACTCGCAG TGACCAAAAGTCTGCAGATATCTGCTCCTTGTCCCAAGAAGTGAGGTCAGAGACATCATCCAACCCCAGCTCACCTGAGACCTGCCCCAATAAAGACAG GCCTTTCATCAAACTGAAGGATGGTGGCAGCAGCAGACCAAACATCTCTCGATCTTCATCGAGCACCAGCAGCTTCAGCAGCATTACAGGAGATACGGAAGCGTTGGAAGAACTAGAGACG GTCAGCCATCCGTCCATAGCCTCCTCGTCCGCCTTCAGTCCTTCGATTAGCATTGACACCCCGGTGTCGGGAACCCCAATCATCATGTGTCGCAGTCCCACAG ATGGGAAAAATAAGACATCGCCGAGGTCCAACTTGAAGTTCAAATTTGACAAAATGAGTCACTCATCCACCAAT TCAGAGTAG
- the LOC131134198 gene encoding rap1 GTPase-activating protein 2-like isoform X4, whose translation MKSAEFFDMLERMQVPKVEESKKWKDDYIPYPRIEDVLEKGQPYPQVILPQFGGYWIEDAEAPAGTPSSSESSFCEEDEDGGEGMSPGEGHGYRLECNSTARAYRKHFLGKEHMNYYCTGSSIGNLIMSLKHEEVDGQEFLRIMLRSRTKTIHDRISLAGINQLPSVHQIAKLLCDDATGLKFSPVLYPRGSHLIVAYDEHEVNNTFKFGVIYQKFGQTSEEQLFGNNEETPAFNEFLAILGDNIELQDFKGFRGGLDVSHGQTGTESVYTVFRQKEIMFHVSTKLPFTDGDIQQLQRKRHIGNDIVAAVFQEEPTPFVPDIIASNFLHSYVLVQAENPCTENTVYKVSVTAREDVPPFGPPLPNPAVFKKGPEFRDFLLTKLINAENACYKSDKFAKLEGRTRAALLDNLHDELHRQSQATLGLSQAEEEDKLENGGHGGLLESFKRAMRVRSHSMETMVGSHRLRSPGGGGGVPASLSGGAMPQSTSECTKSTYNPPALSTKSSLKSPVKRRSGLFPRLHSSIESPSDKCTRSDQKSADICSLSQEVRSETSSNPSSPETCPNKDRPFIKLKDGGSSRPNISRSSSSTSSFSSITGDTEALEELETVSHPSIASSSAFSPSISIDTPVSGTPIIMCRSPTDGKNKTSPRSNLKFKFDKMSHSSTNSE comes from the exons GTCCCTAAAGTAGAAGAGAGCAAAAAATGGAAG GACGACTATATCCCCTACCCACGGATAGAAGAT GTCCTAGAAAAAGGTCAACCATACCCCCAAGTTATCTTACCGCAGTTTGGTGGCTACTGGATTGAGGATGCGGAGGCGCCGGCTGGGACACCCTCCTCTTCAGAGTCCAGTTTCTGTGAAGAAGACGAGGATGGAGGAGAGGGTATGAGTCCCGGTGAGGGACATGGCTACCGTTTGGAGTGCAACAGCACTGCCCGAGCCTACCGCAAACACTTTCTGGGCAAG GAGCATATGAACTACTACTGCACTGGGAGCAGCATAGGGAACCTCATCATGTCCCTCAAACACGAGGAGGTTGATGGTCAGGAGTTCTTACGGATCATGCTCAG GTCAAGGACCAAAACAATCCACGATAGGATCTCCTTAGCAGGCATTAACCAGCTGCCCAGCGTCCATCAGATTGCCAAA CTTCTGTGTGATGATGCCACGGGACTGAAGTTCAGCCCGGTTCTTTACCCTCGA GGATCTCACTTGATTGTCGCTTACGATGAACACGAGGTCAACAACACCTTCAAATTTGGAGTCATCTACCAAAAATTCGGACAg ACATCAGAGGAACAGTTGTTTGGCAACAATGAAGAGACTCCAGCTTTCAATGAGTTTCTCGCTATACTGGGTGACAACATTGAACTTCAGGACTTTAAAGG ATTTCGTGGAGGACTAGATGTGTCCCACGGACAGACAGGGACCGAATCTGTGTACACTGTTTTCAGACAGAAAGAGATTATGTTCCATGTGTCAACCAAGCTTCCTTTCACTGATGGGGACATCCAGCAG CTTCAGAGGAAAAGACACATAGGAAATGATATTGTGGCAGCCGTTTTCCAGGAGGAACCTACGCCTTTTGTTCCTGACATAATTGCCTCCAACTTTCTGCACTCTTATGTGCTGGTCCAGGCTGAGAACCCGTGTACAGAGAACACAGTATACAAG GTGTCTGTCACTGCCAGGGAGGACGTCCCGCCTTTtggaccccccctcccaaacCCAGCTGTATTTAAGAAG GGCCCAGAGTTCCGAGACTTCCTGCTGACAAAGCTGATCAATGCAGAAAACGCTTGCTACAAATCTGACAAGTTTGCCAAGCTGGAG GGTCGAACACGAGCTGCTCTGCTAGACAACCTCCACGATGAGCTGCACAGACAAAGTCAGGCCACTTTGGGTCTCAGCCAAGCGGAGGAGGAGGATAAGCTGGAGAATGGAGGACACGGGGGTCTACTGGAGTCATTCAAG AGGGCCATGAGGGTAAGAAGTCACTCAATGGAGACAATGGTGGGGTCTCACCGCCTTAGGAGTCCCGGCGGTGGAGGCGGGGTCCCGGCCAGTTTAAGCGGAGGAGCAATGCCACAGAGCACCAGTGAATGTACAAAGAGTACCTACAAT CCTCCTGCATTGTCAACTAAATCTTCATTAAAGAGTCCGGTGAAAAGGCGGTCAGGACTTTTCCCTCGCCTCCACTCCAGCATTGAAAGTCCGTCAGACAAATGCACTCGCAG TGACCAAAAGTCTGCAGATATCTGCTCCTTGTCCCAAGAAGTGAGGTCAGAGACATCATCCAACCCCAGCTCACCTGAGACCTGCCCCAATAAAGACAG GCCTTTCATCAAACTGAAGGATGGTGGCAGCAGCAGACCAAACATCTCTCGATCTTCATCGAGCACCAGCAGCTTCAGCAGCATTACAGGAGATACGGAAGCGTTGGAAGAACTAGAGACG GTCAGCCATCCGTCCATAGCCTCCTCGTCCGCCTTCAGTCCTTCGATTAGCATTGACACCCCGGTGTCGGGAACCCCAATCATCATGTGTCGCAGTCCCACAG ATGGGAAAAATAAGACATCGCCGAGGTCCAACTTGAAGTTCAAATTTGACAAAATGAGTCACTCATCCACCAAT TCAGAGTAG
- the LOC131134198 gene encoding rap1 GTPase-activating protein 2-like isoform X7, which produces MLRRKRSVSFGGFGWIDKATLSALKARKQELVNISNVPLGECPPSPPRTAPPSMKSAEFFDMLERMQVPKVEESKKWKDDYIPYPRIEDVLEKGQPYPQVILPQFGGYWIEDAEAPAGTPSSSESSFCEEDEDGGEGMSPGEGHGYRLECNSTARAYRKHFLGKEHMNYYCTGSSIGNLIMSLKHEEVDGQEFLRIMLRSRTKTIHDRISLAGINQLPSVHQIAKLLCDDATGLKFSPVLYPRGSHLIVAYDEHEVNNTFKFGVIYQKFGQTSEEQLFGNNEETPAFNEFLAILGDNIELQDFKGFRGGLDVSHGQTGTESVYTVFRQKEIMFHVSTKLPFTDGDIQQLQRKRHIGNDIVAAVFQEEPTPFVPDIIASNFLHSYVLVQAENPCTENTVYKVSVTAREDVPPFGPPLPNPAVFKKGPEFRDFLLTKLINAENACYKSDKFAKLEGRTRAALLDNLHDELHRQSQATLGLSQAEEEDKLENGGHGGLLESFKRAMRVRSHSMETMVGSHRLRSPGGGGGVPASLSGGAMPQSTSECTKSTYNPPALSTKSSLKSPVKRRSGLFPRLHSSIESPSDKCTRSDQKSADICSLSQEVRSETSSNPSSPETCPNKDRPFIKLKDGGSSRPNISRSSSSTSSFSSITGDTEALEELETVSHPSIASSSAFSPSISIDTPVSGTPIIMCRSPTDGKNKTSPRSNLKFKFDKMSHSSTNSE; this is translated from the exons GTCCCTAAAGTAGAAGAGAGCAAAAAATGGAAG GACGACTATATCCCCTACCCACGGATAGAAGAT GTCCTAGAAAAAGGTCAACCATACCCCCAAGTTATCTTACCGCAGTTTGGTGGCTACTGGATTGAGGATGCGGAGGCGCCGGCTGGGACACCCTCCTCTTCAGAGTCCAGTTTCTGTGAAGAAGACGAGGATGGAGGAGAGGGTATGAGTCCCGGTGAGGGACATGGCTACCGTTTGGAGTGCAACAGCACTGCCCGAGCCTACCGCAAACACTTTCTGGGCAAG GAGCATATGAACTACTACTGCACTGGGAGCAGCATAGGGAACCTCATCATGTCCCTCAAACACGAGGAGGTTGATGGTCAGGAGTTCTTACGGATCATGCTCAG GTCAAGGACCAAAACAATCCACGATAGGATCTCCTTAGCAGGCATTAACCAGCTGCCCAGCGTCCATCAGATTGCCAAA CTTCTGTGTGATGATGCCACGGGACTGAAGTTCAGCCCGGTTCTTTACCCTCGA GGATCTCACTTGATTGTCGCTTACGATGAACACGAGGTCAACAACACCTTCAAATTTGGAGTCATCTACCAAAAATTCGGACAg ACATCAGAGGAACAGTTGTTTGGCAACAATGAAGAGACTCCAGCTTTCAATGAGTTTCTCGCTATACTGGGTGACAACATTGAACTTCAGGACTTTAAAGG ATTTCGTGGAGGACTAGATGTGTCCCACGGACAGACAGGGACCGAATCTGTGTACACTGTTTTCAGACAGAAAGAGATTATGTTCCATGTGTCAACCAAGCTTCCTTTCACTGATGGGGACATCCAGCAG CTTCAGAGGAAAAGACACATAGGAAATGATATTGTGGCAGCCGTTTTCCAGGAGGAACCTACGCCTTTTGTTCCTGACATAATTGCCTCCAACTTTCTGCACTCTTATGTGCTGGTCCAGGCTGAGAACCCGTGTACAGAGAACACAGTATACAAG GTGTCTGTCACTGCCAGGGAGGACGTCCCGCCTTTtggaccccccctcccaaacCCAGCTGTATTTAAGAAG GGCCCAGAGTTCCGAGACTTCCTGCTGACAAAGCTGATCAATGCAGAAAACGCTTGCTACAAATCTGACAAGTTTGCCAAGCTGGAG GGTCGAACACGAGCTGCTCTGCTAGACAACCTCCACGATGAGCTGCACAGACAAAGTCAGGCCACTTTGGGTCTCAGCCAAGCGGAGGAGGAGGATAAGCTGGAGAATGGAGGACACGGGGGTCTACTGGAGTCATTCAAG AGGGCCATGAGGGTAAGAAGTCACTCAATGGAGACAATGGTGGGGTCTCACCGCCTTAGGAGTCCCGGCGGTGGAGGCGGGGTCCCGGCCAGTTTAAGCGGAGGAGCAATGCCACAGAGCACCAGTGAATGTACAAAGAGTACCTACAAT CCTCCTGCATTGTCAACTAAATCTTCATTAAAGAGTCCGGTGAAAAGGCGGTCAGGACTTTTCCCTCGCCTCCACTCCAGCATTGAAAGTCCGTCAGACAAATGCACTCGCAG TGACCAAAAGTCTGCAGATATCTGCTCCTTGTCCCAAGAAGTGAGGTCAGAGACATCATCCAACCCCAGCTCACCTGAGACCTGCCCCAATAAAGACAG GCCTTTCATCAAACTGAAGGATGGTGGCAGCAGCAGACCAAACATCTCTCGATCTTCATCGAGCACCAGCAGCTTCAGCAGCATTACAGGAGATACGGAAGCGTTGGAAGAACTAGAGACG GTCAGCCATCCGTCCATAGCCTCCTCGTCCGCCTTCAGTCCTTCGATTAGCATTGACACCCCGGTGTCGGGAACCCCAATCATCATGTGTCGCAGTCCCACAG ATGGGAAAAATAAGACATCGCCGAGGTCCAACTTGAAGTTCAAATTTGACAAAATGAGTCACTCATCCACCAAT TCAGAGTAG
- the LOC131134198 gene encoding rap1 GTPase-activating protein 2-like isoform X8 has protein sequence MPRRLWKQELVNISNVPLGECPPSPPRTAPPSMKSAEFFDMLERMQVPKVEESKKWKDDYIPYPRIEDVLEKGQPYPQVILPQFGGYWIEDAEAPAGTPSSSESSFCEEDEDGGEGMSPGEGHGYRLECNSTARAYRKHFLGKEHMNYYCTGSSIGNLIMSLKHEEVDGQEFLRIMLRSRTKTIHDRISLAGINQLPSVHQIAKLLCDDATGLKFSPVLYPRGSHLIVAYDEHEVNNTFKFGVIYQKFGQTSEEQLFGNNEETPAFNEFLAILGDNIELQDFKGFRGGLDVSHGQTGTESVYTVFRQKEIMFHVSTKLPFTDGDIQQLQRKRHIGNDIVAAVFQEEPTPFVPDIIASNFLHSYVLVQAENPCTENTVYKVSVTAREDVPPFGPPLPNPAVFKKGPEFRDFLLTKLINAENACYKSDKFAKLEGRTRAALLDNLHDELHRQSQATLGLSQAEEEDKLENGGHGGLLESFKRAMRVRSHSMETMVGSHRLRSPGGGGGVPASLSGGAMPQSTSECTKSTYNPPALSTKSSLKSPVKRRSGLFPRLHSSIESPSDKCTRSDQKSADICSLSQEVRSETSSNPSSPETCPNKDRPFIKLKDGGSSRPNISRSSSSTSSFSSITGDTEALEELETVSHPSIASSSAFSPSISIDTPVSGTPIIMCRSPTDGKNKTSPRSNLKFKFDKMSHSSTNSE, from the exons GTCCCTAAAGTAGAAGAGAGCAAAAAATGGAAG GACGACTATATCCCCTACCCACGGATAGAAGAT GTCCTAGAAAAAGGTCAACCATACCCCCAAGTTATCTTACCGCAGTTTGGTGGCTACTGGATTGAGGATGCGGAGGCGCCGGCTGGGACACCCTCCTCTTCAGAGTCCAGTTTCTGTGAAGAAGACGAGGATGGAGGAGAGGGTATGAGTCCCGGTGAGGGACATGGCTACCGTTTGGAGTGCAACAGCACTGCCCGAGCCTACCGCAAACACTTTCTGGGCAAG GAGCATATGAACTACTACTGCACTGGGAGCAGCATAGGGAACCTCATCATGTCCCTCAAACACGAGGAGGTTGATGGTCAGGAGTTCTTACGGATCATGCTCAG GTCAAGGACCAAAACAATCCACGATAGGATCTCCTTAGCAGGCATTAACCAGCTGCCCAGCGTCCATCAGATTGCCAAA CTTCTGTGTGATGATGCCACGGGACTGAAGTTCAGCCCGGTTCTTTACCCTCGA GGATCTCACTTGATTGTCGCTTACGATGAACACGAGGTCAACAACACCTTCAAATTTGGAGTCATCTACCAAAAATTCGGACAg ACATCAGAGGAACAGTTGTTTGGCAACAATGAAGAGACTCCAGCTTTCAATGAGTTTCTCGCTATACTGGGTGACAACATTGAACTTCAGGACTTTAAAGG ATTTCGTGGAGGACTAGATGTGTCCCACGGACAGACAGGGACCGAATCTGTGTACACTGTTTTCAGACAGAAAGAGATTATGTTCCATGTGTCAACCAAGCTTCCTTTCACTGATGGGGACATCCAGCAG CTTCAGAGGAAAAGACACATAGGAAATGATATTGTGGCAGCCGTTTTCCAGGAGGAACCTACGCCTTTTGTTCCTGACATAATTGCCTCCAACTTTCTGCACTCTTATGTGCTGGTCCAGGCTGAGAACCCGTGTACAGAGAACACAGTATACAAG GTGTCTGTCACTGCCAGGGAGGACGTCCCGCCTTTtggaccccccctcccaaacCCAGCTGTATTTAAGAAG GGCCCAGAGTTCCGAGACTTCCTGCTGACAAAGCTGATCAATGCAGAAAACGCTTGCTACAAATCTGACAAGTTTGCCAAGCTGGAG GGTCGAACACGAGCTGCTCTGCTAGACAACCTCCACGATGAGCTGCACAGACAAAGTCAGGCCACTTTGGGTCTCAGCCAAGCGGAGGAGGAGGATAAGCTGGAGAATGGAGGACACGGGGGTCTACTGGAGTCATTCAAG AGGGCCATGAGGGTAAGAAGTCACTCAATGGAGACAATGGTGGGGTCTCACCGCCTTAGGAGTCCCGGCGGTGGAGGCGGGGTCCCGGCCAGTTTAAGCGGAGGAGCAATGCCACAGAGCACCAGTGAATGTACAAAGAGTACCTACAAT CCTCCTGCATTGTCAACTAAATCTTCATTAAAGAGTCCGGTGAAAAGGCGGTCAGGACTTTTCCCTCGCCTCCACTCCAGCATTGAAAGTCCGTCAGACAAATGCACTCGCAG TGACCAAAAGTCTGCAGATATCTGCTCCTTGTCCCAAGAAGTGAGGTCAGAGACATCATCCAACCCCAGCTCACCTGAGACCTGCCCCAATAAAGACAG GCCTTTCATCAAACTGAAGGATGGTGGCAGCAGCAGACCAAACATCTCTCGATCTTCATCGAGCACCAGCAGCTTCAGCAGCATTACAGGAGATACGGAAGCGTTGGAAGAACTAGAGACG GTCAGCCATCCGTCCATAGCCTCCTCGTCCGCCTTCAGTCCTTCGATTAGCATTGACACCCCGGTGTCGGGAACCCCAATCATCATGTGTCGCAGTCCCACAG ATGGGAAAAATAAGACATCGCCGAGGTCCAACTTGAAGTTCAAATTTGACAAAATGAGTCACTCATCCACCAAT TCAGAGTAG
- the LOC131134198 gene encoding rap1 GTPase-activating protein 2-like isoform X10 — MLERMQVPKVEESKKWKDDYIPYPRIEDVLEKGQPYPQVILPQFGGYWIEDAEAPAGTPSSSESSFCEEDEDGGEGMSPGEGHGYRLECNSTARAYRKHFLGKEHMNYYCTGSSIGNLIMSLKHEEVDGQEFLRIMLRSRTKTIHDRISLAGINQLPSVHQIAKLLCDDATGLKFSPVLYPRGSHLIVAYDEHEVNNTFKFGVIYQKFGQTSEEQLFGNNEETPAFNEFLAILGDNIELQDFKGFRGGLDVSHGQTGTESVYTVFRQKEIMFHVSTKLPFTDGDIQQLQRKRHIGNDIVAAVFQEEPTPFVPDIIASNFLHSYVLVQAENPCTENTVYKVSVTAREDVPPFGPPLPNPAVFKKGPEFRDFLLTKLINAENACYKSDKFAKLEGRTRAALLDNLHDELHRQSQATLGLSQAEEEDKLENGGHGGLLESFKRAMRVRSHSMETMVGSHRLRSPGGGGGVPASLSGGAMPQSTSECTKSTYNPPALSTKSSLKSPVKRRSGLFPRLHSSIESPSDKCTRSDQKSADICSLSQEVRSETSSNPSSPETCPNKDRPFIKLKDGGSSRPNISRSSSSTSSFSSITGDTEALEELETVSHPSIASSSAFSPSISIDTPVSGTPIIMCRSPTDGKNKTSPRSNLKFKFDKMSHSSTNSE; from the exons GTCCCTAAAGTAGAAGAGAGCAAAAAATGGAAG GACGACTATATCCCCTACCCACGGATAGAAGAT GTCCTAGAAAAAGGTCAACCATACCCCCAAGTTATCTTACCGCAGTTTGGTGGCTACTGGATTGAGGATGCGGAGGCGCCGGCTGGGACACCCTCCTCTTCAGAGTCCAGTTTCTGTGAAGAAGACGAGGATGGAGGAGAGGGTATGAGTCCCGGTGAGGGACATGGCTACCGTTTGGAGTGCAACAGCACTGCCCGAGCCTACCGCAAACACTTTCTGGGCAAG GAGCATATGAACTACTACTGCACTGGGAGCAGCATAGGGAACCTCATCATGTCCCTCAAACACGAGGAGGTTGATGGTCAGGAGTTCTTACGGATCATGCTCAG GTCAAGGACCAAAACAATCCACGATAGGATCTCCTTAGCAGGCATTAACCAGCTGCCCAGCGTCCATCAGATTGCCAAA CTTCTGTGTGATGATGCCACGGGACTGAAGTTCAGCCCGGTTCTTTACCCTCGA GGATCTCACTTGATTGTCGCTTACGATGAACACGAGGTCAACAACACCTTCAAATTTGGAGTCATCTACCAAAAATTCGGACAg ACATCAGAGGAACAGTTGTTTGGCAACAATGAAGAGACTCCAGCTTTCAATGAGTTTCTCGCTATACTGGGTGACAACATTGAACTTCAGGACTTTAAAGG ATTTCGTGGAGGACTAGATGTGTCCCACGGACAGACAGGGACCGAATCTGTGTACACTGTTTTCAGACAGAAAGAGATTATGTTCCATGTGTCAACCAAGCTTCCTTTCACTGATGGGGACATCCAGCAG CTTCAGAGGAAAAGACACATAGGAAATGATATTGTGGCAGCCGTTTTCCAGGAGGAACCTACGCCTTTTGTTCCTGACATAATTGCCTCCAACTTTCTGCACTCTTATGTGCTGGTCCAGGCTGAGAACCCGTGTACAGAGAACACAGTATACAAG GTGTCTGTCACTGCCAGGGAGGACGTCCCGCCTTTtggaccccccctcccaaacCCAGCTGTATTTAAGAAG GGCCCAGAGTTCCGAGACTTCCTGCTGACAAAGCTGATCAATGCAGAAAACGCTTGCTACAAATCTGACAAGTTTGCCAAGCTGGAG GGTCGAACACGAGCTGCTCTGCTAGACAACCTCCACGATGAGCTGCACAGACAAAGTCAGGCCACTTTGGGTCTCAGCCAAGCGGAGGAGGAGGATAAGCTGGAGAATGGAGGACACGGGGGTCTACTGGAGTCATTCAAG AGGGCCATGAGGGTAAGAAGTCACTCAATGGAGACAATGGTGGGGTCTCACCGCCTTAGGAGTCCCGGCGGTGGAGGCGGGGTCCCGGCCAGTTTAAGCGGAGGAGCAATGCCACAGAGCACCAGTGAATGTACAAAGAGTACCTACAAT CCTCCTGCATTGTCAACTAAATCTTCATTAAAGAGTCCGGTGAAAAGGCGGTCAGGACTTTTCCCTCGCCTCCACTCCAGCATTGAAAGTCCGTCAGACAAATGCACTCGCAG TGACCAAAAGTCTGCAGATATCTGCTCCTTGTCCCAAGAAGTGAGGTCAGAGACATCATCCAACCCCAGCTCACCTGAGACCTGCCCCAATAAAGACAG GCCTTTCATCAAACTGAAGGATGGTGGCAGCAGCAGACCAAACATCTCTCGATCTTCATCGAGCACCAGCAGCTTCAGCAGCATTACAGGAGATACGGAAGCGTTGGAAGAACTAGAGACG GTCAGCCATCCGTCCATAGCCTCCTCGTCCGCCTTCAGTCCTTCGATTAGCATTGACACCCCGGTGTCGGGAACCCCAATCATCATGTGTCGCAGTCCCACAG ATGGGAAAAATAAGACATCGCCGAGGTCCAACTTGAAGTTCAAATTTGACAAAATGAGTCACTCATCCACCAAT TCAGAGTAG